Proteins encoded together in one Microcaecilia unicolor chromosome 3, aMicUni1.1, whole genome shotgun sequence window:
- the JOSD2 gene encoding josephin-2 — MSGNPEWGEVEDGETPVYHERQRLELCAIHALNNVLQEKHFSQEAADDICKRLAPDSRWNPHRSVLGTGNYDVNVIMTALQSLDFATVWWDKRRSVEQLALCNIHGFIVNIPSRVSFGLLSLPFRRRHWIAVRKINGLYYNLDSKLKAPAVIGEDRDVRHYLQELISQGLCEVLLVVQKDVEASGTWLSLE; from the exons ATGTCAGGGAATCCAGAGTGGGGCGAGGTAGAGGATGGTGAGACACCAGTGTACCACGAAAGGCAGCGGCTGGAGCTCTGTGCCATCCATGCTCTTAACAACGTCCTGCAAGAGAAGCATTTCAGCCAGGAAGCGGCAGATGACATCTGTAAGAG gctCGCACCAGATTCACGCTGGAACCCACACCGCAGTGTCCTGGGCACAGGGAATTATGACGTTAATGTAATAATGACAGCTCTTCAGTCTCTGGACTTTGCAACCGTATGGTGGGATAAGCGCAG GTCCGTGGAACAACTGGCACTGTGCAATATTCATGGTTTTATTGTGAATATCCCATCGAGAGTCTCCTTTGGCTTGCTTTCACTACCGTTCCGGCGTAGGCACTGGATTGCTGTACGGAAGATTAATGGACTTTACTATAACTTGGATTCAAAGCTGAAAGCACCGGCAGTGATTGGAGAGGACAGAGATGTCAG GCATTATCTTCAGGAACTTATCTCCCAAGGACTATGTGAAGTTCTGCTGGTTGTACAGAaagatgttgaggcttctgggaCTTGGCTGAGCTTGGAATGA